A segment of the Candidatus Poribacteria bacterium genome:
GTGACGTGCAACGCCAACAGATGACCCAAGGTGTCTACCGCCGCGTGAATCTTGCTGCCCTTCTTGCGCTTGGCTCCGTCATAGCCCGCACGACCGCCGCTTTCCGGCGTCGCGCTTTCCGGCGTCGATTGCAGCGTACGGCTGTCGAGAAGGGTCACGGACGGCTGTTCGTTCCGTCCGGCGGCCACGCGCAGCAGAACGCGCAGCAGAACGCGCAGCAGAACGCGCAGGTCGTGAGTCATGGACTCGAAGACGCTCGCTTGGATCCATCGCTGAGTCTGCTGATAGACCGCCTCCCACGGCGGCAGGTCGTGAGGCAGCATGCGCCACGAGGCGCCCGCCCGCACGATCCAGCGCAGTCCGTTGAAGACTTCCCGCAACGCATGCTCCCGTTGCGGAGCGTCCTCGGTCATCAACGTCAAATAAGGGGCGACGAACCCCCATTCGTCGTCCGCCACGTCGGACGGATAGGCTTTTCGAGACATCTCGTATCACTTCCTTCGATTCGGAGAGACAGACTCTCGGAAGTATGCCCACAGTTTACCTGAACCTCGGAAAGTCCATAACACGCTCTAGGAAATGAGGTCAGGTCTGCTCGGTTGACACTCTCCACTGCCTCAGGTATTCTTGGGCTGCGCTCGTCCACGGCACGACCGCGCGAACCCTCATTCCCGGAAGGGACGGCAATGCCGCTCGATTGGAAGCCTCGCGGCCGCGACCTGACTATCGGCGGAATCCACTGGATCGCCCGCATCACCGACAAGGCGCGGGCTCACCTGAGCGAGACGCTCGGTGACTACATCTACCCCTGTCCGGCGGATCAGGCGTTTCTCAAGCAGTACGGACTCTCAGAGGCCGAGTTCACTCAGCTCGTGAAGGAGAATCCCACGGACGAGCTGATGGTCGAGCGGATTCGGGAGATCGACGCCAAACGATCCAAGTCGTAGAGGTCCGAGGTCCTGTCCGACTCCAGTGAGTGCCTGCCGCGTGCCGCCCAAGCCCAACGTCCCAGACCTCCCCGGTTTACGCGCCGAGATCGACCGGATCGACGCGGACATCCTGCGGCTGCTCAACGAACGCGGGCGTGTCGCCCAGGAAGTCGCGCACGTCAAGCGCAGCAGCAACCAGAGCT
Coding sequences within it:
- a CDS encoding transposase, which encodes MSRKAYPSDVADDEWGFVAPYLTLMTEDAPQREHALREVFNGLRWIVRAGASWRMLPHDLPPWEAVYQQTQRWIQASVFESMTHDLRVLLRVLLRVLLRVAAGRNEQPSVTLLDSRTLQSTPESATPESGGRAGYDGAKRKKGSKIHAAVDTLGHLLALHVT
- a CDS encoding DUF5069 domain-containing protein translates to MPLDWKPRGRDLTIGGIHWIARITDKARAHLSETLGDYIYPCPADQAFLKQYGLSEAEFTQLVKENPTDELMVERIREIDAKRSKS